One Skermanella sp. TT6 genomic window, GAAGCCTGTTCGGCACCCTTGGGGGCCGCATAGTGCCCCCTTCGATCCTTCCGCACAACGGCGATACCCGCGGACGGAGGTGCCCGCGGGCGGCGATGTCCCGGCCGGCGATATCCGGGCCGGCGATGTCCCGGCCGAAGGGGGCGTCAGCTCAGAGGGGTTCGCCGCGGGTCACCGGGGTCACCGGAGCGGCCAGCGGAGCCGGTGCCGCCGTCGCTCCGCCGGACTGGTACGACGGCCGGGTCTGGTCCGGATAGGGTTGGGCCGGGACCGCTTGCGGCGCCGTCAGGTCCTGGCCCCGCGCCGGGGCATAGCCCTGCTGGCGTCGGGTCTCCTGGACCTGCGGGTCGTTCTCGACCCGGTTGATGACGAACTTGGTGCCGTCGGCGACACCGCTGGCGACCATTTCGATGACTCCGCAGCCGGACAGCAGCAGCGGCAAGGCCAGGAAAGCAATGCGCATGGAGGATCCTTCACTTCGTACTCCCGATGCGCTAAGGCCACGACGCTCCGGGTGCAAGCACCAAATCGGGGTTGGCCAAGCGAATTTCGCCCAACCCGCAACGGCCCCCCTGGCGCGTGCCGCGGCATCGACCCATAATGGCCGGTGTCAGGCGCAACAACGCGGAGCCGGCCGGGGTGCGCCCGAGCCGTCAGATGTATGAACCTCCTCAGCGATTTCATCCAGGGCCGCCAGATCACCGAGGTCGAGTGTCTCGTTCCGGACATGTCCGGGATCGCGCGCGGCAAGATCCTGCCGGCCGAGAAGTTCCTCCGAATCCTGCGCGAGCGCGGCTTGCGCATGCCGGAGGCGATCTTCATCCAGACGGTGACCGGCGAGTACCCGGATGACGAGGACGTCACCAGCCCGGCCAATTCCGACATCTACATGCGCCCCGACGAGAACACGATCCGCATGGTGCCCTGGTACGCGGAGGCGACCGCCCAGGTGATCAGCGACTGCGACTATGCCGACGGCAGCCCGGTGGACATCTCGCCCCGATGGGTGCTGAAGCGGGTGCTGGAGCTGTACGAAGAGCGCGGCTGGCAGCCGATCGTGGCCCCCGAGCTGGAGTTCTTCCTGGTCCAGATCAACAAGGACCCGGATTATCCGCTGGTGCCGCCGGTCGGCCGCTCCGGCCGGACCGAGAGCGGCCGGCAGGCCTACGGCATCGACGCGGTCAACGAGTTCGACCCGATCTTCGAGGACGTCTACGACTACTGCGAAGCCCAGAGGATCGACATCGACACGCTGACCCACGAGGCCGGCGCGGCGCAGATCGAGATCAACTTCAACCACGGTGATGCGCTGGAACTGGCCGACCAGGTCTTCCTGTTCAAGCGGACGGTGCGGGAGACCGCGATCCGGCACAATGTCTACGCCACGTTCATGGCGAAGCCCATGCAGGGCGAGCCGGGCAGCGCCATGCACGTCCACCAGAGCGTGGTCGACAAGAACACCGGGCAGAACCTGTTCTCGACCGAGGACGGGGAGGACACGCCGCTGTTCCTCAGCCACATCGCCGGCCTCCAGAAGTACCTTCCTTCGGCGATGCCGCTGCTCGCGCCCAACGTCAATTCGTACCGCCGCCTGATCGCCGGCTCGGACGCCCCGATCAACGTCCATTGGGGCCGCGACAACCGCACCACCGGTTTTCGCGTCCCGGTCTCGCCGCCGGAGTCGCGGCGGGTCGAGAACCGCGTGGCCGGCGCAGACGCCAATCCCTACCTGGCGCTCGCCGCCTCTCTCGCCTGCGGCTATATCGGCATGATCCAGTCGCTGGAGCCGACCGACCCGGTCAAGGGCAGCGCCCACCGGCTGGCCTACACGTTGCCGCGACACCAGTCCGACGCGATCACCAAGTTCAATGCCTGCAAGCCGCTCCGCGAGATCTTCGGCGAACGCTTCGTCGCCGCCGTGACCCATGTCAAGCAAGCGGAGTACGATGCCTACCAGCGGGTGATCAGCTCCTGGGAGCGTGAGAACCTGCTGCTGAACGTGTGAGGACCGTTCCTAGAGCTGTGCCCGATCAGGTCGATCCGAAGCGTTGCGCCGTGGGCGCAACCTATGATCGTCGGCCCGCATCACCTCCGCCCTGCATCGAGCCGCAGGTTGCGCCCCTGGCGCAACACGGTGCGACGAATGTAACGGCCGGCTGCGAGGACCGGAGCGGTTCAAGCTGATCGGGCACATCTCCAGCGATGCGGCGATGCCGACCGGGGGTGTGCCGGCAGGACGCAGGTCACGCGGTTCGCGTCCGCTTCCAGGATCGTCGGGATGCCTTGCCCTTCCGCCTGGGCGATCTGCAGGCGGCTGAGCGTGGCGCTTCAGCGGGCGCCGTCCTTCAATTGTATCAGGCCGCCATGCTCGGCGCGATCGCGTCGAAAACGATGCCCAAGGTCTCCTGATTGGCGTGGCGTCTCGACATCTGGTAGGCGGTTTCGAGTACCCTCCTGTCAGGTAGGTCCATGCGAAGGAGCACGGACTGAACGGCGTAGATCGCCGCAAGATCCTGGATCAGGCGGATCAGGCCGTGGCTTTGGCCTTGCTCTGCCACATGCACGATCTTGAATCGTCCCAGCCTGAAAGCGATGATGCCCGCGATCTTGCCGGGAGACAGGCCGTCGGCAGGTTGCCTGCGCCGGAACAACGCGGTCAAGTCGATATCGGCTTCATCGAGCGCGAGTCTCAGCTCCCGCTCAGAATAGGATACAAGGCTGAACTCGAGACGGACTGTCCTGCATGCATTGATCAAGGAGCGTGCGTAAGCCTCAAGCAGCTTTTCGCGTGTGCGATGAGAAAGTACCTCGCCTTCCAGACCGCCTTCGCTCATTCGTCATTCGATTCCTTCAAGAGGTCGGCGACGGCATCCAGGTTGGTCGGTACGAAAGGCTCCCTGCATACCAGATCCTCCAACTCCCGCGCGGTTCGAAGTCCGTGATTGAAGCTGACGGCGCTACGCTGATAGTCAGAGTTGTTCATGCGCTCGATCGATTGCCGGAACTCTTCCGGATCGTCAGCTATGACGGCAAGGTTGGGCATGGGATGGCCTCTGACAGGGTGGCGTGGTGCTCGCGTTGTGGGAAGCCGGCGGGGCATGCCTACCGTCCTCGGAAGAAATCCGAGCCGGGCTGCCGTGCGATCCTCCAAGGAGCTATGACGGCATGAATTTACCTCTTTTTCGCGCATATGCGAATTAATTCAGAAAATTGGTCGTGGGCTGCGTCAAGCTGCCTCCGCCCCATCCTCGTCGTCTCCGGCAGACCCGCCAAAGCTTTGCAGCGAATGTTTGCGTTGCGGCGTTGACAACCCCCCTGCCCATGAGTGCAATAGCCGCCGACGCGGCGATGCCCAAACCGGTCGGCGTAACGGGCGCGCGTCCGCTCGGCCGGAGTGATGAAATTTGCAAGAATGTCGGGGTTCAGCGGGATGAAGCAGAGGATCGTAAGCAGCCTGATCGGCGCCGTTGCCGCCGTCGCCGTCTTGGCGCCGGGCCTGGCGTCGGCACAGACGGTCAACATCTACAATTGGAACGATTATATCGGCGAGACGACCCTTGAGGACTTCAAGGCGGAAACCGGTATCTCCTACAATTACGACATCTACGACAACCTCGAGATCCTGGAGCAGAAACTGCTGGTCGGCCGCTCCGGGTACGACATCGTGGTGCCCACCGCCGAGCCGACCATGAGCCGGCTGATCAAGGCCGGGGCTCTCCAGAAGCTCGACAAGTCGAAGATCCCGAACCTGAACAACCTCGACCCCGTGCTGATGAAGCAGGTCGAGCGCTCCGACCCCGGCAACGAGTACGGCGTCATCTATCAGTGGGGCACCATCGGGATCGGCATCAACGCCGAGAAGATCAAGGCCCTGATGCCCGACGCGCCGCTCGACAGCTTCGACCTGATCTTCGATCCGGAAGTCGCCAAGAAGATCGCCCCCTGCGGCATCACGATCCTCGATTCGGCGACCGACACTTTCCCGACCGTGCTTCACTATCTCGGCCTCGATCCCAACTCGGACAAGGCGGACGACCTGAAGAAGGCCGAGGAGACGCTGATGAAGATCCGCCCCTACGTGAAGAACTTCGTCACGGGGCAGAACATCAACAACCTCGCGGCCGGCGACGCCTGCGTGGCGCTGGCCTATTCGGGCGACGTGATCCAGGCCCAGGCCCGCGCCGCCGAGGCCAATGCCGGCGTGACCGTCGATTACGTCGTGCCGAAGGAGGGCGTCCAGCTCTGGTTCGACATGATGACGGTGACCGCCGACTCGCCGAACGCCGACGCGGCCCACAAATTCATCAACTTCGTCCTGAAGCCCGAGGTGATGGCCGGCATCACCAACTTCACCAACTACGCCAACGCCGTCCCTGCGTCGCTGGAGCAGGTGGACGAGGCGGTCAAGAGCAACCCGGCGGTCTTCCCGTCGGAGGAGGCGAAGCGGAACATGTTCACCGTCTCGGCCGTGTCGCCGGCGGCCGAACGGCTGCGCACCCGTTCCTGGACCCGGGTCAAGACCGGTCAGTAAGCGGGTACCGCTATCCAAAGGAGTCAAGCCCCGGCCGGTCGCGACGGCCGGGGCTTCTGTTTGCCGGATGCCGTGATCGCAGGGAGAACCCGGAAATGGCTCAGCCCAACCGCAAGATCAAGCTGGAACCCTGGCAGGATCCCAAGGAACAGCCCTATGTGAGGATCGAGAAGGTCACGAAGAAGTTCGGCGACTTCACGGCCGTGGACGACGTCTCCTTGTCGATCTACCGGGGGGAACTGTTCTCGCTGCTGGGCGGGTCGGGCAGCGGCAAGACCACGCTCCTGCGCATGCTGGCCGGCTTCGAGATGCCGACCTCGGGCAAGATCTTCATCGACGGCGTCGACATGTCGAACATTCCGCCGTACGACCGCCCGGTCAACATGATGTTCCAGAGCTACGCCCTGTTCCCGCACATGACGGTCGAGCAGAACATCGCCTTCGGCCTGAAGCAGGACCGCGTGCCGCGCGACCAGATCCGCCAGCGCGTCGCCGAGGTGCTGGAACTGGTCCAGCTCGGCCGCTTCGCCAAGCGCCGGCCGCACCAGCTTTCCGGCGGCCAGCGGCAGCGCGTGGCGCTGGCCCGAAGCCTCGTCAAGCGGCCCAAGCTGCTGCTGCTGGACGAGCCGCTGGGCGCGCTCGACCGGCGCCTGCGCGAGCAGACCCAGTTCGAGCTGGTCAATATCCAGGAGCAGGTCGGCATCACCTTCGTGATCGTGACCCACGACCAGGAGGAGGCCATGACCATGTCGTCCAGGATCGCCGTGATGAACAGCGGCTGGATCGCCCAGGTCGGCACGCCCGCCGAAGTCTACGAGTATCCCAACTCGAAATACGTGGCCGAGTTCGTCGGCTCGGTCAACATGTTCGCCGGCCGCATCCTGGAGGACGAGCCCGACCACGTGCTGATCCAGTCGGAGGAGGCCGGGTGCGACCTCTACATCAACCACGGCGTCCCCGTCCCGCTGGGCACTCCGGTGTCGGTCGCCGTCCGGCCGGAGAAGATGGCGCTCTCCAAGGAGCCCCCGGCGACGGGCGGCGGCCGCAATGCGACCCGCGGGACGGTACGGGAGATCGCTTACCTGGGCAACCTGTCGATCTATCTGATCGAACTGGAGTCCGGTAAGATGGTCCGCGTCACCCAGCCGAACTTCAGCCGGCTGACCGAGATGCCGATCACCTGGGAGGACCGCGTGTACGTCACCTGGCAGCCCTTCGCGGGCGTCGTGCTGACCCAATGAGGAAGCTCCGATGAGCAGGCAGGGTTTCGTTCCGCTGGGAGACCGCATGAGCAAGGACGCGCCGTCGCCGGGCTTCGACCTGGGCCAGTTCCTTCCCGTCCGCCTGATGCTGGACCTGCTGCGCCGGCTGGGCCTGATGGGGCGCGGGCTGGTCATCATGGTTCCGTATGTCTGGCTGCTGCTGTTCTTCCTGATCCCCTTCGCGATCGTGCTGAAGATCAGCTTCTCCGAAGCCGCGATCGCGATCCCGCCCTATACCGCCCTGGTCGAGTGGGCGGAGGAGACGTACCTGACCATCCGGCTGAATTTCGGCAGCTACCTGTTCCTGCTGACCGACAGCCTGTACGCGGTGGCCTATCTCAATTCGCTGAAGATCGCCTTCGTCTCGACCGTGCTGTGCCTGCTGCTGGGCTATCCCATGGCCTACGGCATCGCCAAGGCGCCGCAGGCCTGGCGCGGGCCGCTGCTGATGCTGATCATCCTGCCGTTCTGGACCTCGTTCCTGATCCGGGTCTATGCCTGGATCGGCATCCTGAAGCAGGAGGGGCTGCTCAACAACTTCCTGCTCTGGCTGGGCGTCATCGACGCGCCGCTCCAGATCCTCTACACCGATACGTCGATCTATATCGGCATCGTCTATTCCTACCTGCCGTTCATGATCCTGCCGCTCTACGCGACCCTGGAGAAGCTGGACGACACCCTGCTGGAGGCGGCGGCCGACCTGGGCGCCAAGCCTTTCACGGCGTTTCTCAGCGTCACGCTGCCGCTGTCGGTGCCCGGCATCGTCGCCGGCTCGCTGCTGGTCTTCATCCCCGCCGTCGGCGAGTTCGTGATTCCGTCCCTGCTGGGCGGGCCCAACACGCTGATGATCGGCGCCGTGCTGTGGAACGAGTTCTTCGCCAACCGCGACTGGCCGGTCGCCTCGGCCGTGGCGATAGCGCTTCTCCTGTTCCTCGTGGTTCCGATCATGCTGTTCCAGTATTACCAAGGCAAGCAGCAGGAGGCGGCAAGACAATGATGCGACGCTCCAGCTTCGTGCTCACCATGATGGCGTTCGGCTACGCGTTCCTCTACGTGCCGATCATCCTGCTGATCATCTATTCCTTCAACGAGAGCCGCCTCGTCACCGTCTGGGGCGGCTGGTCGACCAAGTGGTATGCGGGACTGCTGAACAACGACCAGATGCTGTCCGCAGCCTGGCTGTCGCTGCGCATCGCGGCGCTCAGCGCCACCTTCTCGGTCGTGCTGGGCACGCTGGCCGGCATGGCGATGGCCCGGTTCGGCCGGTTCCGCGGCAGGACCCTGTTCGGCGGCATGATCACGGCGCCGCTGGTCATGCCGGAGGTGATCACCGGCCTGTCGCTGCTGCTGCTGTTCGTCTCCCTGGAACAGTTCATCGGCTGGCCCGAGGGGCGCGGCATGACCACCATCACCATAGCCCACATCACCTTCACCATGGCCTTCGTCGCGGTCATCGTGCAGTCCAGGCTGGTCAGCCTGGATGAATCGATCGAGGAGGCGGCGATGGACCTGGGCGCTCGGCCGGCCAAGATCTTCTTCGTGATCACCCTGCCGATCATCTCGCCGGCCATCGTGTCGGGCTGGCTGCTGGCTTTCACGCTGTCGCTGGACGACCTCGTCATCGCCAGCTTCGTGTCGGGTCCGGCCTCGACCACGCTGCCCATGGTGATCTTCTCCAGCGTGCGCCTCGGCGTGACGCCGGAGATCAACGCGCTGGCGACGATCATCGTCGCCCTGGTGACGACCGGCATCATCGTGGCCGGAGTTTTCATGGCCCGCCAGGAAAGAATCAGGAAGCAGGACGAACAGATGGCGGCCTCGTCGAACGCTTGAGTTTTTCGGCTTTTCTTCGCCGGTGCGGGATTGGTCTTCATGCGCGGGGCTGCATTATCTCATGCGCGCCGCGCATGGCGGCCCCGGCGGAGCGGGGCAGGGGGTTGTCTTTCTCCCGGCAGGGGAATAACTTCTTCATCAGGTGAAACTGCTGAAGAGGCGTATCGTGAATTTCCTCGTGTTCCTTGGCCTGCTCCGTCTCGGCCCCGCCGCCCAGACCCGCTTCCAACGTCCGGCCACCTCGTCCGAGTGGTTCCCGGCCCAACATCCCCCGACCAGGCGCCGCGATTAGAGCGCTTCGGCCTCGTTTCTTTTTTCAAAGAAAATTTTCCGATTATCCCGGCCGGGTTCGCTCCCGTTCCGGGAGGTTGCCAAGATCGCGCCCCGGTGGTTAGTGTCACCGGGGCGTATTCATTGAGGGGGTATCAGACCATGTCCACTCCAGCCGCGGACGGTTTCCGCATGCCGGCGGAATGGGAACGCCACAGCCGCTGCTGGATGGCGTGGCCCTGCCGCCCCGAGACTTTCGCCGGCGGCATCGACGCCGCCTGCGCCGCCTATGCCGAGGTCGCCCAGAGCATCGCCCAGTTCGAGCCCGTCGCCATGGTGTGCAACCAGGCCGACGTGGCCGAGGTGTCCCTGGCCTGCGGCCCGGGGATCGAGGTGCTGCCCATGCCGATCAGCGACAGCTGGATCCGGGACACCGGGCCGACCTTCGTCGTCAACGACGCGGGCCAGGTCGCCGGCGTCGATTGGGGCTTCAACGCCTGGGGCAATAACTACCCGGACCATCAGGTCGATGCTGAACTGGCTGGGCATGTGCTGGAGCATCTGGGACTGCCGCGCTACCAGGCGCCGCTGATCCTGGAGGGCGGCTCCTTCCATGTGGACGGGGAGGGCACCCTGATCACGACCGAGGAATGCCTGCTCAATCCCAACCGCAATCCCAACCTGGGCAAATCGGAGATCGAGCAGCACCTGAAGGACTATCTCGGCGTCCGCCAGGTGATCTGGCTCGGCCGCGGCTACGAGCAGGACGAGACCGACGGCCACATCGACGAGATCGCCTGCTTCGCCCGGCCGGGCGTGGTGCTGGCGCTGACCACCGACGACACCGGCGATCCCAATTTCAAGATCTTCCAGGACAACCTGGACCGCCTGAAGGCCGCCCGCGACGCCCATGGCCGCGAGATCGAGGTGGTGCCGCTCCGCCAGCCGCACCGCCGCGACCACAACGGCGTCCGCCTGACCCTGTCCTACACCAATTTCTACATCGCCAACGGCGGCATCGTGATGCCGGCCTACGAGGACGCCGCCGACGACGAGGCCTTCCGCACCCTGCGCAAGGTGTTCCCGGACCGGGAGGTGCTCCAGGTGCTGGCCCTCGACATCGTGAAGGGCGGAGGCGGCATCCACTGCATCACCCAGCAGCAGCCGGCCGGCTGAGAGACGTTATGGGAAGCTTCGTGACTCCGCAGTAAAGTTGTGTCATCATAAGGCCGCTCGACCGCTAAGCACCCCTCAACCAGCTTCAAGGTGCGGGTCATGAACGTCAACATACCGCCGGTACAGCCACCGATCGTCGCCAAGCCGTACAATGCGGCCTCGGCGGCTTATGCGGTCAATCCTGCGATGGCGGCGGCCATGCAGACCGCGACCGTCACGCGGACCCAGACGGTCCAGGCCCCCGCCCCGGTCTACAAGGCCGAGGCACCCCGGCGCGCGATGAGTTCGACCGAGACCGGCCAATCCGTCGATACGACGGCGCAGGCTCTGTCCACCCGCACCTCCGGGGGTGGGGCGGCGAAGGGGCGCGGCAGTCTGGTGGACATCCGGGCGTAGGCTTCATCTCTGGAGGCCGCCCTCTGGAGACTGTCGTGGGCATCGACTTCCTGGTAACGTCGCTGATCGTTGTCGCATCGCCCGGTACCGGAGTCCTGTTCACCCTGGCGGCGGGTCTCTCTCGCGGGTTTCGGGCAAGCCTGATCGCGGCCTTCGGCTGCACCCTGGGCATCATCCCGCACATGGCCGCCGCGATCCTGGGCTTGGCGGCGTTGCTCCATGCCAGCGCGATGGCGTTCCAGATCCTCAAGTACCTGGGCGTGGCCTACCTGCTCTACATGGCCTGGAACACGCTGAGGAAACAGGGCGCGCTCAGCGTCGACAAGGACGTCACCCCCCGGTCGGCGGTCCAGGTGATCGTCTCCGCCGTCCTGGTCAATATCCTCAACCCGAAACTGTCGATCTTCTTCCTGGCGTTCCTGCCGCAGTTCGTCAGCGCCACCGAACCGCATCCGCTCCCGCGCATGCTGGAACTCAGCGCCGTCTTCATGCTGCTGACCTTCGCCGCCTTCGTCGGCTATGGGATCTTCGCCGCCTCGATCCGGAGCCACGTGATCTCTCGACCGCGCGTGCTGCTCTGGATGCGGCGGACCTTTGCCGGCGCCTTCGCGGCGCTGGGGGCGAAGCTGGCTTTTGCCGATCGGTGATGCTCCGCAGGTCCATTAGCCCTGCCACGCCATAGTTTCCACGGCAGTCCGCGTTGGTTCAGGGGCGGTCGGTCGGAAGGATCGTGCGTCCTGTACTCGACGACCATTTCCAGAACGTGCCGACATAAATGAAAGTTAAATAAAAATGCGATTGTGGCGGCATGTGCCGCTTCACCCAATGTGGTGAACCAGCCCGATATGACATCTGTTTACTGCAAGCGGATCCTGCATCGGCTGATTACCAGAAAGGTGGATGTCATGAGTTATGCCCGTTTTGCTGCAATGATTTTAGTATCGACAGTTGTGATGTTCATTCTGATGTATCTAAACACTTATGAAGTGGAGCATATATTCTACAGCCAGACACGAACCTGGATGGCCATCGTGATGGGGGCAGCCATGGCCATCATCATGATGCTATTCATGAGGAAGATGTACGGAAACAACACGGTGAACATCGCCATTCTGATCGGCGGCGCGGTGGTGTTCTCCGGCGCGCTCTGGCTGGTGCGCAGCCAGGAAACGGTGACCGACGTGTCCTACATGAAGGCAATGATCCCGCATCATTCGATCGCCATCATGACCAGTGAACGCGCTCATATTCGTGATCCTCGCGTGCGTCAGCTCGCAGACCAGATTATCGAGGCACAGGTTCGTGAGATCGCCGAGATGAAGCAGCTGATCGCCGACCTCGACCGGAACCCACCCCCACCGGACGCACCCGACCTGATGCCGAAAGCGAGGCAAGGCGAAGTTGCGCGCCCATAGGTGCGCCACGGAGGCGCTTGTTCAGCAAGTACGAAAAATGCGGGCCGAAGCCCGCATTCCGATCTTTCAGCACTGTCGAAAACTTCAGGCAGGCCCTCAGTCGATCTCCCGGGCGCCCTGGACGATCCGGCTGACGATGCCGTAGTCCTTCGCCTCTTCGGCGGACATCCAGTAGTTCCGGTCGGTGTCCTTCTCGACCTGCTCCAGCGGCTGGCCGGTTTCGCGGGCGATGATCTCGTTGATGCGGCGGCGCATCTTGATGATCTCCTTCGCCTCGATCGCGATGTCCGTCGCCCGTCCGCCGGCGCCGCCCAGCGGCTGGTGGATCAGGAAGCGGGTGTTCGGCAGGCAGAGCCGGTTTTCCTTCTTCGCGGCGAGATAGATGTGCGCGCCGGCGCTGGCGACCCAGCCGGTGCCGATCATCTTCACCTGCGGGGTGATGAACCGGATCATGTCGTGGATGCTGTCGCCCGACTCCACGTGGCCGCCCGGCGAGTTGATGATGATCCGGATCGGATCGTCATTCTCGACCGCCAGGGCCAGAAGCTGGGCGCAGGTGCTTTCGGCGACCTTCTGGTTGATCTCGCCGAAGATCATGACCGTGCGCGACTTGAACAGGTTTTGAAGAACCGTGCTGAACGGTGCCGGGGTCGGCTTGGGCGTCTCTTCCTTCGGCTCTTCGTCCATGACCCAAAACATCAAATTCTCCTCGGACCTCACACCGCGCGGAGGCGCACGGCGAATTTCGTTCGCATGACTTGCATAGCCGGATTTGCCCGCGGGTTCAACTGCTGGCCGAGATTCCGATGGGCCACCAGCGGCCGGCATTCGGATTCAATGGGGCTGCGTTCCGATCACCGAGCGAACCGACGAGAAGGCCGGCATGGCTGCGGCACGGCGGTCGAAAGTTGCGGTCGTACGGCAACCGGCAGCACGATTGCGATGTCCGATCAGCGCGTCCGCGAAGTCGAACCCCTCCTTGAAGTCGAAAAGCGCAAGTCGCACCATCTCCTCGCCTTCCACCTTGACCCGCTCCACTCGAAGCAGCAATCCTATCACTTCCGCTATCGAGATCCGGTCGAAGCGGTAGGCGCGCCGGAGCACCCAGACCATTTCGACCAGTACGGGAATCGCGATGAAACCAGGCTCTTCTGCAGAACAGACCTGCTCGATCAGTTGAGCCGCCAGTTCGGATTGCGTAGGATCGTCCTGAAGCAGATACCGGATCACAATGTTGGTATCCAGGCCGATCATGGCTCTTCTTCGCCGGCCATGCCGCTAGCGATCGCTTCCTCCATCTCCTCCAGCGAAACCGGCCGTTCCGGTTTCGGCAGGCATCCGCGGAGGCGCTCGACAGGAACCCGGGCAGGCACCACCAAGACCCTTCCCTGGGGATCGATGACGAACTCGACCTGATCGTCAGGGCCGATCCGCAGATACTCCCGGATGCTCTCCGGAATGGTGTCACCGCCGTCGCTCTTGACCATCGTTGCGGGCATCGGGATCGCGCCTTGCTGAGGGTTTGATCGATAGATCATTTCTTCATATACGCTCGACCCTGTCCGGCGGCAATGCGGCTGAATGCGCTACGAGCCATCACGGCCCCTTGCGCCGCCGCCCCCTCGGCTTTCCCCGTCCGTCGGCGGCGCCGCGCGCGGGTGCCGCCCGGCCGCTGCCGTCGGGAACGGCGCGGTTGGTGCCCAGGCCGATCGCGGGGGCGTCGCCGCCGTCGATCCCCAGGTCCATGGCCTCCAGCCGGCGCAGCTCGTCGCGCAGGCGGGCGGCCTCCTCGAACTCCAGGTCGGCGGCGGCGGTCTTCATGCGGCGTTCCAGGTCGGCCATGTAGGATTTGAGGTTATGGCCGATCATGTTGTTGCGGTCGGCGTCGCCGGTCTTCACCGTCACCCGGTCGCCGCGCTCGTAGACGCTCTCCATGATGTCGGAGATCTGCTTGCGGACCGACTCCGGCGTGATGCCGTTGGCCTCGTTGTAGGCCTTCTGCTTCTCCCGGCGCCGGTTGGTCTCGTCGATCGCCGCCTGGAGGCTGTTGGTCATCTTGTCGGCGTACAGGATCGCCCGTCCGTCCACGTTCCGCGCCGCCCGGCCGATGGTCTGGATCAGCGAGGTGCGGGACCGCAGATAGCCTTCCTTGTCGGCGTCCAGGATCGCCACCAGCCCGCATTCCGGGATGTCCAGGCCCTCGCGCAGCAGGTTGATGCCGATCAGCACGTCGTAGGCGCCCAGCCGCAGGTCGCGGATGATCTCGATCCGCTCCAGCGTCTCCACGTCGGAATGGATGTAGCGGACCTTGATGCCGGCCTCGTGCATGTATTCGGTCAGCGCCTCGGCCATCTTCTTGGTCAGGGTCGTGACGAGCACGCGCTGGCCCTTGGCCGCGCAGTCCTTGCACTCGGCGATCAGGTCGTCCACCTGGGTCTCGGTCGGGCGGATGATCACCGGCGGGTCGGTCAGGCCGGTCGGGCGGACGACCTGCTCGACGAAGACGCCGCCGGT contains:
- a CDS encoding glutamine synthetase family protein, which produces MNLLSDFIQGRQITEVECLVPDMSGIARGKILPAEKFLRILRERGLRMPEAIFIQTVTGEYPDDEDVTSPANSDIYMRPDENTIRMVPWYAEATAQVISDCDYADGSPVDISPRWVLKRVLELYEERGWQPIVAPELEFFLVQINKDPDYPLVPPVGRSGRTESGRQAYGIDAVNEFDPIFEDVYDYCEAQRIDIDTLTHEAGAAQIEINFNHGDALELADQVFLFKRTVRETAIRHNVYATFMAKPMQGEPGSAMHVHQSVVDKNTGQNLFSTEDGEDTPLFLSHIAGLQKYLPSAMPLLAPNVNSYRRLIAGSDAPINVHWGRDNRTTGFRVPVSPPESRRVENRVAGADANPYLALAASLACGYIGMIQSLEPTDPVKGSAHRLAYTLPRHQSDAITKFNACKPLREIFGERFVAAVTHVKQAEYDAYQRVISSWERENLLLNV
- a CDS encoding polyamine ABC transporter substrate-binding protein encodes the protein MKQRIVSSLIGAVAAVAVLAPGLASAQTVNIYNWNDYIGETTLEDFKAETGISYNYDIYDNLEILEQKLLVGRSGYDIVVPTAEPTMSRLIKAGALQKLDKSKIPNLNNLDPVLMKQVERSDPGNEYGVIYQWGTIGIGINAEKIKALMPDAPLDSFDLIFDPEVAKKIAPCGITILDSATDTFPTVLHYLGLDPNSDKADDLKKAEETLMKIRPYVKNFVTGQNINNLAAGDACVALAYSGDVIQAQARAAEANAGVTVDYVVPKEGVQLWFDMMTVTADSPNADAAHKFINFVLKPEVMAGITNFTNYANAVPASLEQVDEAVKSNPAVFPSEEAKRNMFTVSAVSPAAERLRTRSWTRVKTGQ
- a CDS encoding ABC transporter ATP-binding protein, which produces MAQPNRKIKLEPWQDPKEQPYVRIEKVTKKFGDFTAVDDVSLSIYRGELFSLLGGSGSGKTTLLRMLAGFEMPTSGKIFIDGVDMSNIPPYDRPVNMMFQSYALFPHMTVEQNIAFGLKQDRVPRDQIRQRVAEVLELVQLGRFAKRRPHQLSGGQRQRVALARSLVKRPKLLLLDEPLGALDRRLREQTQFELVNIQEQVGITFVIVTHDQEEAMTMSSRIAVMNSGWIAQVGTPAEVYEYPNSKYVAEFVGSVNMFAGRILEDEPDHVLIQSEEAGCDLYINHGVPVPLGTPVSVAVRPEKMALSKEPPATGGGRNATRGTVREIAYLGNLSIYLIELESGKMVRVTQPNFSRLTEMPITWEDRVYVTWQPFAGVVLTQ
- a CDS encoding ABC transporter permease subunit, which codes for MLDLLRRLGLMGRGLVIMVPYVWLLLFFLIPFAIVLKISFSEAAIAIPPYTALVEWAEETYLTIRLNFGSYLFLLTDSLYAVAYLNSLKIAFVSTVLCLLLGYPMAYGIAKAPQAWRGPLLMLIILPFWTSFLIRVYAWIGILKQEGLLNNFLLWLGVIDAPLQILYTDTSIYIGIVYSYLPFMILPLYATLEKLDDTLLEAAADLGAKPFTAFLSVTLPLSVPGIVAGSLLVFIPAVGEFVIPSLLGGPNTLMIGAVLWNEFFANRDWPVASAVAIALLLFLVVPIMLFQYYQGKQQEAARQ
- a CDS encoding ABC transporter permease subunit; the protein is MRRSSFVLTMMAFGYAFLYVPIILLIIYSFNESRLVTVWGGWSTKWYAGLLNNDQMLSAAWLSLRIAALSATFSVVLGTLAGMAMARFGRFRGRTLFGGMITAPLVMPEVITGLSLLLLFVSLEQFIGWPEGRGMTTITIAHITFTMAFVAVIVQSRLVSLDESIEEAAMDLGARPAKIFFVITLPIISPAIVSGWLLAFTLSLDDLVIASFVSGPASTTLPMVIFSSVRLGVTPEINALATIIVALVTTGIIVAGVFMARQERIRKQDEQMAASSNA
- the aguA gene encoding agmatine deiminase, translating into MSTPAADGFRMPAEWERHSRCWMAWPCRPETFAGGIDAACAAYAEVAQSIAQFEPVAMVCNQADVAEVSLACGPGIEVLPMPISDSWIRDTGPTFVVNDAGQVAGVDWGFNAWGNNYPDHQVDAELAGHVLEHLGLPRYQAPLILEGGSFHVDGEGTLITTEECLLNPNRNPNLGKSEIEQHLKDYLGVRQVIWLGRGYEQDETDGHIDEIACFARPGVVLALTTDDTGDPNFKIFQDNLDRLKAARDAHGREIEVVPLRQPHRRDHNGVRLTLSYTNFYIANGGIVMPAYEDAADDEAFRTLRKVFPDREVLQVLALDIVKGGGGIHCITQQQPAG
- a CDS encoding LysE family translocator; protein product: MGIDFLVTSLIVVASPGTGVLFTLAAGLSRGFRASLIAAFGCTLGIIPHMAAAILGLAALLHASAMAFQILKYLGVAYLLYMAWNTLRKQGALSVDKDVTPRSAVQVIVSAVLVNILNPKLSIFFLAFLPQFVSATEPHPLPRMLELSAVFMLLTFAAFVGYGIFAASIRSHVISRPRVLLWMRRTFAGAFAALGAKLAFADR